The Streptomyces sp. NBC_01317 genomic interval CGGCGACCCCATTCGGATCAGCAACGAACGGGGCGCTTTCGAAGCCCTGGCCAGGGTCGACGACGTGGTGCGCCCAGGAGTCGCCATGACGACGAAGGGCCACTGGCTCAAGTTCACCGGCGGCTCCGGCCCCAACGCCACGGTCGACGAACGGGACGCGGACATGGGCGGCGGAGCGGTCTTCCACGACAACCGCGTACGGATCACACTCCTTGCCCGGAGCGAGGACGACACCAGTGAGGACGGCGGATGAGGTTCCGACGACTGGGCCTCAGCGGGCTCCAGGTCAGTGAGATCGCCTATGGCAACTGGGTCACCCACGGTGCCCAGATCGACGACGGCCGGGCCGTGGAGTGTGTGCACGCGGCGTTGGACGCAGGCATCACCACCTTCGACACGGCCGACGTGTACGCGGGCACGGCCGCCGAGGCCGTGCTCGGCAAGGCGCTACAGGGCCGGCGCCGCGAGTCCCTGGTGATCTCGACCAAAGTGTTCTTCCCGATCGGCCCCGGACCGAACGACGCCGGCCTGTCCCGCAAGCACCTCACCGAGGCCGTCAACGGCTCGCTGACCAGGCTCGGGACCGACTACATCGACCTGTACCAGGCACACCGCTTCGACGAGCGCACTCCGCTGGAGGAAACGCTCAGAACTTTCGACGACCTCGTGCGGCAGGGCAAGGTTCTCTACATCGGCGTCTCGGAGTGGACCGCCGACCAGATCGCCCGGGCCGTGCGGCTCTCCCGCGAACTCGGCCTGGAGCGATTCGTCTCCAACCAGCCCCAGTACTCGATGCTCTGGCGCGTCATCGAACCGGAGATCGTGCCCCTGTGCGAACGGGAAGGGCTCAGCCAGATCGTCTGGTCACCCCTCGCCCAAGGCGTGCTCACCGGCAAGTACCTGCCCGGGCGTCCGCCGCCCGCGGGATCACGCGCCACGGACGAGGCGGGTGCCCGCTGGGTGCAGACCTTCCTGCGCGACGAGGTACTGGAGCGAGTGCAGCAGCTGGCGCCCATCGCCCGCGAGCTGGACCTGACCCCGGCCCAGCTCGGCGTCGCCTGGACGCTCCAGAACCCGAACGTCGCCGCTGCCATCGTGGGCGCCTCCCGACCGGAGCAGATCCGCGAGAGCGTGAAGGCGGTGGGCGTTCGCATCGATCCAGCGGTGATGCAGCGCATCGACACCGTGCTGGGCCCGGTCATCGAACGCGATCCCACCAAGGTGGACAGCGCCGAATAGAGCCCGCCCTTCCCGCCTCCATTCCGCCGAGTACTCGGAGACATCCATGACCCTCGTCCCGTTCGAACTGCTCGAGTGGCTGCACAAGCGGGGAACCACCGCCACGTTCAGCCTGGCCGACAGCGGTTGTCGGCCGATCCGCGTGCGCGAACTGGTCGACGACGAACAGGCCCTGAGCCGACTCCTCGACAGCGAGCTGAGCTACCCGCCGACGTGCGGCACGGACCACCTGCGCGCACAGATCGCCCACTGGCACGCCGGGAGCACCGACCACGCGTCGGAGGTCATCGTCACCGTCGGGGCGGCCGAGGCCAACACGATCGCCGTCGACACCCTCGTCCGCCCCGGGGACCATGTGGTGACGATGTCACCGGGCTATCGCCAGGTCTGGGGTGCGGCCCGGAACCGTGGCGCCGACGTCGACGACGTCCCCCTGGACCCGGAGCGCGGCTGGCGACCCGACATCGACGCCCTGGCCCGCGCGGTCCGCCCGAACACCCGGGCCATCGTGCTGACGACCCCCAACAACCCGGCGGGAACCGTCCTGACCGAGGAGGAAATCCGGGCGATCGTCTCCGTCGCCGACCGGGTCGGTGCCTGGATCCTCTCGGACGAGGTCCACCGCGGCACCGAATTTCACACCGACGAGCTCAGCCCCAGCCTCTGGGGCCGCTACGACCGCGTCGTGTGCGTCGGCAGCCTCTCCAAGGCGTTCGGCATGCAGGGACTGCGCCTCGGTTGGCTGATCGCGCCGCCCGCGCTCCTCACGGAGCTCCGCCAACGGCACGAGTACGCCACCCTCTCCGCAGCCGGGACATCGATGGCGCTGGCAGAACTGGCGCTCGAACCGCCCACCTGCGCCCGGCTACTCGACCGCTACCGCGGCTTCCTGCGCGAGAGCTGGACCCAGATGCAACAGTGGATCGACTCCCATGACCACCTGCTCTCGGTCGTGCCGCCCCAGGCCACCTCCCTGGCATTCGTCCGCTACCACCTTGACCTGCCCAGCACCGACGTCGCCGAGGCCCTCTACGCCCGCGGCAAGGTGCTGGTCGCCGCCGGGGCCCACTTCGGCACCGAGCACCACCTGCGGTTCACCCACGGGCAGGAACCGGCCCAGCTGGCCGCAGCACTGGAGAAGACCTCGCACGTCCTGAAGGAACTGAGCGCGTGAACCCTACGAAACTGTCCCTGATCGACGCCGAGGAACTGGCGCGCCGCCTGCCCATGCCACAAGCGATCGCCGCGGTGGACCACGCCCTGCGCGCCGGGCTGGACCCCGAAACGGACATCCCGCGCACCGTACTCGACGTCCAGGCGGGCCAGCTCCTGTTGATGCCCGGCACATCGTCCTCGTACATCGGGGTGAAGATCGCCGCGGTCGTGCCCGACAACCCCGCCCGCGGCCTGCCGCGCATCGTTGCCTCCTACCTCCTCATGGATGCGGCCACGCTCTGCCCGATAGCCCTGATCGACGGCTCCGCCCTCACCCTGCTGCGGACGCCCGCGGTCTCCGCCGTGGCCGTGGACCACCTGGCGGCCGCAGACGCCGAACGGCTCATCGTCTTCGGAGCCGGACCGCAGGCGTGGGGCCATGTGGAGGCGATCAGGGCCGTTCGCCCCATCACGTCGGTCGGAGTCGTCGCGCGCCGTCCGGAGCAGGCGGCCGAACTGGTCGAGCGCTGCCGGTCGACGGGGCTGCCCGCGGAGGCCGTCCCCCCGCAGGCCGTGGCGACCGCCGACGTGGTCGCCTGCTGTACGACGGCAAGGACGCCGCTGTTCCCCTCCGCGGCGGTCGCCGACCACGCGGTCGTCGTGGCGATGGGAGCGCACGAACCGACGGCCCGCGAGGTGGACGACGCCCTCGTCGCCCGCGCCACCGTCGTCGTCGAGGCGCGCAGCGCTGCGCTGCGGGAGGCGGGCGACCTGCTGATCCCCCTGCGCTCGGGCACCATCGACACCGGGGTAATCGCGGGCAACCTGTCCGAACTCGTGCGCGGAGCCGTCGACATCGCGCCCGGGCGGCCGAAGCTGTTCAAGGGCACGGGCATGGCGTGGCAGGACCTGGTGGTGGCCGCTGCCGCCGTCGAGAAGTTCCCGTGAGCGCGCGGAGATGACCGGAACCTGACGGCGTCCCCGACCATCGGGTCGGCCTGAACCCTGCCGACATCTCTGCTGACAAGGACCTTCTGTGGCTGATGCACTCTCCCTCGTCGACGACTGGGGCCCCGAGAAGATCGTCGTCGTCTCCCACCGGCGCACCGGCATGAAGGGTGTCCTGGTCATCGACAACACCGCCCGGGGTATGGGCAAGGGCGGTACCCGGATGAG includes:
- a CDS encoding aminotransferase class I/II-fold pyridoxal phosphate-dependent enzyme, with product MTLVPFELLEWLHKRGTTATFSLADSGCRPIRVRELVDDEQALSRLLDSELSYPPTCGTDHLRAQIAHWHAGSTDHASEVIVTVGAAEANTIAVDTLVRPGDHVVTMSPGYRQVWGAARNRGADVDDVPLDPERGWRPDIDALARAVRPNTRAIVLTTPNNPAGTVLTEEEIRAIVSVADRVGAWILSDEVHRGTEFHTDELSPSLWGRYDRVVCVGSLSKAFGMQGLRLGWLIAPPALLTELRQRHEYATLSAAGTSMALAELALEPPTCARLLDRYRGFLRESWTQMQQWIDSHDHLLSVVPPQATSLAFVRYHLDLPSTDVAEALYARGKVLVAAGAHFGTEHHLRFTHGQEPAQLAAALEKTSHVLKELSA
- a CDS encoding aldo/keto reductase family protein yields the protein MRFRRLGLSGLQVSEIAYGNWVTHGAQIDDGRAVECVHAALDAGITTFDTADVYAGTAAEAVLGKALQGRRRESLVISTKVFFPIGPGPNDAGLSRKHLTEAVNGSLTRLGTDYIDLYQAHRFDERTPLEETLRTFDDLVRQGKVLYIGVSEWTADQIARAVRLSRELGLERFVSNQPQYSMLWRVIEPEIVPLCEREGLSQIVWSPLAQGVLTGKYLPGRPPPAGSRATDEAGARWVQTFLRDEVLERVQQLAPIARELDLTPAQLGVAWTLQNPNVAAAIVGASRPEQIRESVKAVGVRIDPAVMQRIDTVLGPVIERDPTKVDSAE
- a CDS encoding ornithine cyclodeaminase family protein is translated as MNPTKLSLIDAEELARRLPMPQAIAAVDHALRAGLDPETDIPRTVLDVQAGQLLLMPGTSSSYIGVKIAAVVPDNPARGLPRIVASYLLMDAATLCPIALIDGSALTLLRTPAVSAVAVDHLAAADAERLIVFGAGPQAWGHVEAIRAVRPITSVGVVARRPEQAAELVERCRSTGLPAEAVPPQAVATADVVACCTTARTPLFPSAAVADHAVVVAMGAHEPTAREVDDALVARATVVVEARSAALREAGDLLIPLRSGTIDTGVIAGNLSELVRGAVDIAPGRPKLFKGTGMAWQDLVVAAAAVEKFP